The following proteins come from a genomic window of Panthera leo isolate Ple1 chromosome E2, P.leo_Ple1_pat1.1, whole genome shotgun sequence:
- the LTBP4 gene encoding latent-transforming growth factor beta-binding protein 4 isoform X2 — MAGGARVSLLVLLALLGPQPVPGRPRERLRVRFTPAVCGLRCVHGPTGSRCTPTCAPRNTTSVDSGAPGGAAPGGPGFRAFLCPLICHNGGVCVKPDRCLCPPDFAGKFCQLHSSGARPPAPAMPGLTRSVYTMPLANHRDDEHGVASMVSVHVEHPQEASVVVHQVERVSGSWEEADAEAVARAEAAARAEAAAPYTVLAQSAPREDSYSDASGFGYCFRELRGGECVSPLPGLRTQEVCCRGAGLAWGVHDCQACSEHLGISDRVGIPDGPCPTGFERVNGSCQDVDECATAGRCQHGECANTHGGYTCVCPDGFLHDSSRSSCISQHVISEAKGPCFRVLRDGGCSLPILRNITKQICCCSRVGKAWGRGCQLCPPFGSEGFREICPAGPGYHYSASDLRYNTRPLGQEPPRVSLSHRAPPSTVRPPTGFLPTHRPEPRLEPRPGPELPLPSIPAWSGPEIPESGPSAGACQRNPQVCGPGRCIPRPSGYTCACDSGFRLSPQGTHCVDVDECRRVPPPCAPGRCENTPGSFHCVCGPGFRAGPRATECLDVDECHRVPPPCDRGRCENTPGSFLCVCPAGYQAAPHGAGCQDVDECTQSPGLCGRGVCENLSGSFRCVCPAGFRGSACEEDVDECAQEPPPCGPGRCDNTAGSFHCACPAGFRSQGPGAPCQDVDECARSPPPCAYGRCENTEGGFQCVCPTGFQPNAAGSECEDVDECENHLACPGQECVNSPGSFQCRACPAGHHLHHGRCTDVDECSSGASCGPHGHCTNTDGSFRCSCAPGYRAPSGRPGPCADVNECLEGDFCFPHGECLNTDGSFACTCAPGYRPGPRGASCLDVDECSEEDLCQSGICTNTDGSFECVCPPGHRAGPDLASCLDIDECRERGPALCGSQRCENSPGSYRCVRDCDPGYHAGPEGTCDDVDECQEYGSAICGAQRCENTPGSYRCTPACDPGYQPTPGGGCQDVNECETLQGVCGAALCENVEGSFLCVCPTSPEEFDPMTGRCVPPRTSAGTFPGSQPQAPASPGLPARPPPPSPPRRPSPPRQGPAGSGRRECYFDTAAPDACDNILARNVTWQECCCTVGEGWGSGCRIQQCPSTETAEYQSLCPHGRGYLAPSGDLSLRRDVDECQLFRDQVCKSGVCVNTAPGYSCYCSNGYYYHAQRLECVDNDECADEEPACEGGSCVNTVGSYHCTCEPPLVLDGSRRRCVSNESQSLDDNLGVCWQEVGADLVCSRPRLDRQATYTECCCLYGEAWGMDCALCPAQDSDDFEALCNVLRPPAYGPPRPGGFGLPYEYGPDLGPPYQGLPYGPELYPPPVLPYDPYPPPPGPFARREAPYGAPPYDMPDFEDDGGPYGESEAAAPPGPGTRWRYRSRDTRGSFPEPEESPEGGSYAGALSGPYEGLEAEECGILDGCAHGRCVRVPEGFTCDCFSGYRLDMTRMTCVDINECDEAEAASPLCVNARCVNTDGSFRCICRPGFAPTHQPHHCAPARPRA; from the exons ATGGCGGGCGGCGCGCGGGTGTCGCTATTGGTGCTGCTGGCGCTGCTCGGGCCGCAGCCCGTGCCGGGCCGGCCCCGAGAGCGCCTCCGCGTGCGCTTCACCCCCGCCGTGTGCGGCCTGCGCTGCGTCCATGGGCCCACCGGCTCCCGCTGTACCCCGACCTGCGCGCCCCGCAACACCACCAGCGTGGACAGCGGCGCGCCCGGCGGGGCGGCCCCGGGGGGACCCGGCTTCCGCGCCT tcctGTGTCCCTTGATCTGTCACAACGGCGGTGTGTGCGTGAAGCCTGACCGCTGCCTCTGTCCCCCGGACTTCGCTGGCAAATTCTGCCAGCTGCATTCCTCAGGCGCCCGGCCACCGGCCCCAGCCATGCCAGGTCTCACCCGCTCGGTGTACACCATGCCACTGGCCAACCACCGCGACGACGAGCACG GCGTGGCGTCCATGGTGAGCGTCCACGTGGAGCACCCGCAGGAGGCGTCCGTGGTGGTGCACCAGGTGGAGCGTGTGTCCGGCTCTTGGGAGGAGGCGGACGCCGAGGCAGTGGCacgggcggaggcggcggcgcgggcggaggcggcggcgccCTACACGGTGCTGGCACAGAGTGCGCCGCGCGAGGACAGCTATTCGGATGCCTCGGGCTTCGGTTACTGCTTTCGAGAGCTGCGCGGAGGCGAA TGTGTGTCCCCGCTGCCCGGGCTCCGGACGCAGGAGGTGTGCTGCAGAGGGGCCGGCTTGGCCTGGGGCGTTCACGACTGTCAGGCATGCTCGGAGCACCTGG gCATTTCCGACCGAGTGGGCATCCCAGATGGACCGTGTCCAACCGGCTTTGAAAGGGTTAATGGGTCCTGCCAag ATGTGGATGAGTGCGCGACCGCCGGGCGCTGCCAGCACGGGGAGTGTGCAAACACGCACGGTGGGTACACGTGCGTGTGTCCGGACGGCTTCCTGCACGACTCGTCCCGCAGCAGCTGCATCT cccagcacgTGATCTCAGAGGCCAAAGGGCCCTGCTTCCGCGTCCTCCGCGACGGTGGCTGCTCCCTGCCCATTCTGCGCAATATCACCAAGCAGATCTGCTGCTGCAGCCGTGTGGGCAAAGCCTGGGGTCGAGGCTGCCAGCTCTGCCCACCGTTTGGCTCAG AGGGTTTTCGGGAGATCTGTCCGGCTGGCCCTGGCTACCACTACTCGGCCTCTGACCTCCGCTACAACACCAGACCCCTGGGCCAGGAGCCACCCCGAGTGTCCCTCAGCCACCGGGCTCCACCCTCCACCGTTCGGCCACCCACAG gctTTCTGCCCACACACCGTCCAGAACCCCGACTTGAGCCAAGGCCGGGCCCTGAGCTTCCCCTGCCCAGCATTCCTGCCTGGTCTGGTCCTGAGATCCCCGAATCAG GTCCCTCTGCGGGCGCGTGTCAGCGCAATCCCCAGGTCTGCGGCCCAGGACGCTGCATCCCCCGGCCCAGTGGCTACACCTGCGCGTGCGATTCGGGTTTCCGGCTCAGCCCGCAGGGCACACACTGCGTCG ACGTGGACGAATGCCGCCGCGTGCCCCCGCCCTGTGCCCCCGGGCGCTGTGAAAACACGCCAGGCAGCTTCCATTGCGTGTGCGGCCCGGGCTTCAGAGCCGGCCCGCGGGCTACGGAGTGCTTGG ACGTGGACGAGTGCCACCGCGTGCCGCCGCCGTGTGACCGCGGGCGCTGCGAGAACACTCCAGGCAGCTTCTTGTGCGTGTGCCCCGCTGGGTACCAGGCTGCTCCCCACGGAGCCGGCTGCCAGG ATGTGGACGAGTGCACGCAGAGCCCAGGCCTTTGTGGCAGAGGGGTCTGTGAGAACCTGTCCGGCTCTTTCCGCTGTGTTTGCCCGGCTGGCTTCCGGGGCTCGGCGTGTGAAGAAGATGTGGATGAGTGTGCCCAAGAGCCACCGCCCTGCGGGCCAGGCCGCTGTGACAACACGGCTGGCTCCTTCCACTGTGCCTGCCCTGCTGGCTTCCGCTCCCAAGGACCGGGGGCCCCGTGCCAAG ATGTGGACGAGTGTGCCCGTAGCCCCCCGCCCTGTGCCTATGGCCGGTGTGAGAACACAGAAGGTGGCTTCCAGTGTGTCTGTCCCACCGGCTTCCAACCCAACGCTGCCGGCTCTGAGTGCGAGG atgTGGATGAGTGTGAGAATCATCTGGCATGTCCTGGACAGGAGTGTGTGAACTCACCTGGCTccttccagtgcagagcctgtcctGCTGGCCACCACCTACACCATGGCCGATGCACTG ATGTGGACGAGTGCAGTTCGGGTGCCTCCTGCGGCCCCCATGGCCACTGCACTAACACCGATGGCTCCTTCCGCTGCAGCTGCGCGCCGGGCTACCGGGCGCCGTCGGGTCGGCCTGGGCCCTGCGCag ATGTGAacgagtgcttagagggagactTTTGTTTTCCCCACGGCGAGTGCCTCAACACCGACGGCTCCTTTGCCTGCACTTGTGCCCCCGGCTACCGGCCCGGACCCCGCGGAGCCTCTTGCCTCG ACGTGGACGAGTGCAGCGAGGAGGACCTCTGCCAGAGCGGCATCTGTACCAACACCGACGGCTCCTTCGAGTGCGTGTGTCCTCCCGGACATCGCGCCGGCCCAGACCTCGCCTCCTGCCTGG ACATAGACGAATGTCGAGAGCGGGGCCCGGCCCTGTGCGGGTCCCAGCGTTGTGAGAATTCCCCTGGCTCCTACCGCTGTGTCCGAGACTGCGACCCTGGCTACCACGCGGGACCTGAGGGCACCTGTGACG ACGTGGATGAATGCCAAGAATATGGCTCAGCGATTTGCGGAGCCCAGCGCTGTGAGAACACCCCCGGCTCCTACCGCTGCACACCAGCCTGTGACCCTGGCTATCAGCCCACGCCAGGGGGCGGATGCCAGG ATGTGAATGAATGTGAAACACTACAGGGTGTGTGTGGAGCTGCCCTCTGCGAGAATGTTGAAGGCTCCTTCCTGTGTGTCTGTCCCACCAGCCCTGAGGAGTTTGACCCTATGACTGGACGTTGTGTTCCCCCACGAACTTCTGCTG GCACATTCCCGGGCTCACAGCCCCAGGCACCTGCCAGCCCAGGTCTGCCTGCCAGGCCACCTCCGCCTTCCCCACCCCGCCGGCCCAGCCCGCCTAGGCAGGGCCCCGCGGGCAGCGGGCGCCGCGAATGCTACTTTGACACAGCAGCTCCCGATGCATGTGACAACATCCTGGCACGGAATGTGACATGGCAGGAGTGCTGCTGTACCGTGGGTGAGGGCTGGGGCAGCGGCTGCCGCATCCAGCAGTGCCCCAGCACGGAGACAG CTGAGTATCAGTCATTGTGCCCCCATGGCCGGGGCTACCTGGCACCCAGTGGAGACCTGAGCCTCAGGAGGG ACGTGGACGAGTGCCAGCTCTTCCGAGACCAGGTGTGCAAGAGCGGCGTGTGCGTTAACACGGCCCCAGGCTACTCATGTTACTGCAGCAACGGCTACTACTACCATGCCCAGCGACTGGAGTGCGTCG ATAATGACGAGTGCGCAGACGAGGAGCCGGCGTGTGAAGGCGGCAGCTGCGTCAACACCGTGGGCTCTTATCACTGCACCTGCGAGCCGCCACTGGTGCTGGACGGCTCCCGGCGCCGCTGCGTCTCTAACGAGAGCCAGAGCCTCG ATGACAATCTGGGAGTGTGCTGGCAGGAAGTGGGGGCTGACCTCGTGTGCAGTCGCCCTCGGCTGGACCGCCAGGCCACCTACACAGAGTGCTGCTGCCTCTATGGCGAGGCCTGGGGCATGGACTGTGCCCTCTGCCCCGCCCAGGACTCAG ATGACTTTGAGGCCCTGTGCAATGTGCTGCGCCCCCCTGCATATGGCCCCCCGCGGCCAGGTGGCTTTGGACTCCCTTACGAATATGGCCCTGACCTAGGTCCACCCTACCAGGGCCTTCCCTACGGGCCCGAGCTGTACCCGCCACCCGTGCTACCCTACGACCCCTACCCACCACCTCCTGGGCCTTTCGCCCGCCGAGAGGCCCCCTACGGAGCACCACCCTATGACATGCCCGACTTTGAGGACGACGGTGGCCCATATGGTGAATCTGAGGCTGCGGCACCACCCGGCCCGGGAACCCGCTGGCGCTATCGGTCCCGCGACACGCGTGGCTCCTTCCCAGAGCCTGAGGAGTCACCTGAAGGTGGAAGCTATGCTG GCGCGCTGTCTGGGCCCTACGAGGGACTGGAGGCGGAGGAGTGCGGGATCTTGGATGGCTGCGCCCACGGCCGCTGCGTGCGCGTCCCCGAGGGCTTCACCTGCGACTGCTTCAGTGGCTACCGCCTGGACATGACCCGCATGACCTGCGTCG ACATCAACGAGTGTGACGAGGCCGAGGCGGCCTCCCCGCTCTGCGTCAACGCACGCTGCGTCAACACCGATGGCTCCTTCCGCTGCATCTGCCGCCCAGGGTTCGCGCCCACGCACCAGCCGCACCACTGCGCGCCCGCCCGGCCGCGGGCCTGA
- the LTBP4 gene encoding latent-transforming growth factor beta-binding protein 4 isoform X1, whose amino-acid sequence MAGGARVSLLVLLALLGPQPVPGRPRERLRVRFTPAVCGLRCVHGPTGSRCTPTCAPRNTTSVDSGAPGGAAPGGPGFRAFLCPLICHNGGVCVKPDRCLCPPDFAGKFCQLHSSGARPPAPAMPGLTRSVYTMPLANHRDDEHGVASMVSVHVEHPQEASVVVHQVERVSGSWEEADAEAVARAEAAARAEAAAPYTVLAQSAPREDSYSDASGFGYCFRELRGGECVSPLPGLRTQEVCCRGAGLAWGVHDCQACSEHLGISDRVGIPDGPCPTGFERVNGSCQDVDECATAGRCQHGECANTHGGYTCVCPDGFLHDSSRSSCISQHVISEAKGPCFRVLRDGGCSLPILRNITKQICCCSRVGKAWGRGCQLCPPFGSEGFREICPAGPGYHYSASDLRYNTRPLGQEPPRVSLSHRAPPSTVRPPTGFLPTHRPEPRLEPRPGPELPLPSIPAWSGPEIPESGPSAGACQRNPQVCGPGRCIPRPSGYTCACDSGFRLSPQGTHCVDVDECRRVPPPCAPGRCENTPGSFHCVCGPGFRAGPRATECLDVDECHRVPPPCDRGRCENTPGSFLCVCPAGYQAAPHGAGCQDVDECTQSPGLCGRGVCENLSGSFRCVCPAGFRGSACEEDVDECAQEPPPCGPGRCDNTAGSFHCACPAGFRSQGPGAPCQDVDECARSPPPCAYGRCENTEGGFQCVCPTGFQPNAAGSECEDVDECENHLACPGQECVNSPGSFQCRACPAGHHLHHGRCTDVDECSSGASCGPHGHCTNTDGSFRCSCAPGYRAPSGRPGPCADVNECLEGDFCFPHGECLNTDGSFACTCAPGYRPGPRGASCLDVDECSEEDLCQSGICTNTDGSFECVCPPGHRAGPDLASCLDIDECRERGPALCGSQRCENSPGSYRCVRDCDPGYHAGPEGTCDDVDECQEYGSAICGAQRCENTPGSYRCTPACDPGYQPTPGGGCQDVDECRNRSFCGAHAVCQNLPGSFQCLCDQGYEGARDGRHCVDVNECETLQGVCGAALCENVEGSFLCVCPTSPEEFDPMTGRCVPPRTSAGTFPGSQPQAPASPGLPARPPPPSPPRRPSPPRQGPAGSGRRECYFDTAAPDACDNILARNVTWQECCCTVGEGWGSGCRIQQCPSTETAEYQSLCPHGRGYLAPSGDLSLRRDVDECQLFRDQVCKSGVCVNTAPGYSCYCSNGYYYHAQRLECVDNDECADEEPACEGGSCVNTVGSYHCTCEPPLVLDGSRRRCVSNESQSLDDNLGVCWQEVGADLVCSRPRLDRQATYTECCCLYGEAWGMDCALCPAQDSDDFEALCNVLRPPAYGPPRPGGFGLPYEYGPDLGPPYQGLPYGPELYPPPVLPYDPYPPPPGPFARREAPYGAPPYDMPDFEDDGGPYGESEAAAPPGPGTRWRYRSRDTRGSFPEPEESPEGGSYAGALSGPYEGLEAEECGILDGCAHGRCVRVPEGFTCDCFSGYRLDMTRMTCVDINECDEAEAASPLCVNARCVNTDGSFRCICRPGFAPTHQPHHCAPARPRA is encoded by the exons ATGGCGGGCGGCGCGCGGGTGTCGCTATTGGTGCTGCTGGCGCTGCTCGGGCCGCAGCCCGTGCCGGGCCGGCCCCGAGAGCGCCTCCGCGTGCGCTTCACCCCCGCCGTGTGCGGCCTGCGCTGCGTCCATGGGCCCACCGGCTCCCGCTGTACCCCGACCTGCGCGCCCCGCAACACCACCAGCGTGGACAGCGGCGCGCCCGGCGGGGCGGCCCCGGGGGGACCCGGCTTCCGCGCCT tcctGTGTCCCTTGATCTGTCACAACGGCGGTGTGTGCGTGAAGCCTGACCGCTGCCTCTGTCCCCCGGACTTCGCTGGCAAATTCTGCCAGCTGCATTCCTCAGGCGCCCGGCCACCGGCCCCAGCCATGCCAGGTCTCACCCGCTCGGTGTACACCATGCCACTGGCCAACCACCGCGACGACGAGCACG GCGTGGCGTCCATGGTGAGCGTCCACGTGGAGCACCCGCAGGAGGCGTCCGTGGTGGTGCACCAGGTGGAGCGTGTGTCCGGCTCTTGGGAGGAGGCGGACGCCGAGGCAGTGGCacgggcggaggcggcggcgcgggcggaggcggcggcgccCTACACGGTGCTGGCACAGAGTGCGCCGCGCGAGGACAGCTATTCGGATGCCTCGGGCTTCGGTTACTGCTTTCGAGAGCTGCGCGGAGGCGAA TGTGTGTCCCCGCTGCCCGGGCTCCGGACGCAGGAGGTGTGCTGCAGAGGGGCCGGCTTGGCCTGGGGCGTTCACGACTGTCAGGCATGCTCGGAGCACCTGG gCATTTCCGACCGAGTGGGCATCCCAGATGGACCGTGTCCAACCGGCTTTGAAAGGGTTAATGGGTCCTGCCAag ATGTGGATGAGTGCGCGACCGCCGGGCGCTGCCAGCACGGGGAGTGTGCAAACACGCACGGTGGGTACACGTGCGTGTGTCCGGACGGCTTCCTGCACGACTCGTCCCGCAGCAGCTGCATCT cccagcacgTGATCTCAGAGGCCAAAGGGCCCTGCTTCCGCGTCCTCCGCGACGGTGGCTGCTCCCTGCCCATTCTGCGCAATATCACCAAGCAGATCTGCTGCTGCAGCCGTGTGGGCAAAGCCTGGGGTCGAGGCTGCCAGCTCTGCCCACCGTTTGGCTCAG AGGGTTTTCGGGAGATCTGTCCGGCTGGCCCTGGCTACCACTACTCGGCCTCTGACCTCCGCTACAACACCAGACCCCTGGGCCAGGAGCCACCCCGAGTGTCCCTCAGCCACCGGGCTCCACCCTCCACCGTTCGGCCACCCACAG gctTTCTGCCCACACACCGTCCAGAACCCCGACTTGAGCCAAGGCCGGGCCCTGAGCTTCCCCTGCCCAGCATTCCTGCCTGGTCTGGTCCTGAGATCCCCGAATCAG GTCCCTCTGCGGGCGCGTGTCAGCGCAATCCCCAGGTCTGCGGCCCAGGACGCTGCATCCCCCGGCCCAGTGGCTACACCTGCGCGTGCGATTCGGGTTTCCGGCTCAGCCCGCAGGGCACACACTGCGTCG ACGTGGACGAATGCCGCCGCGTGCCCCCGCCCTGTGCCCCCGGGCGCTGTGAAAACACGCCAGGCAGCTTCCATTGCGTGTGCGGCCCGGGCTTCAGAGCCGGCCCGCGGGCTACGGAGTGCTTGG ACGTGGACGAGTGCCACCGCGTGCCGCCGCCGTGTGACCGCGGGCGCTGCGAGAACACTCCAGGCAGCTTCTTGTGCGTGTGCCCCGCTGGGTACCAGGCTGCTCCCCACGGAGCCGGCTGCCAGG ATGTGGACGAGTGCACGCAGAGCCCAGGCCTTTGTGGCAGAGGGGTCTGTGAGAACCTGTCCGGCTCTTTCCGCTGTGTTTGCCCGGCTGGCTTCCGGGGCTCGGCGTGTGAAGAAGATGTGGATGAGTGTGCCCAAGAGCCACCGCCCTGCGGGCCAGGCCGCTGTGACAACACGGCTGGCTCCTTCCACTGTGCCTGCCCTGCTGGCTTCCGCTCCCAAGGACCGGGGGCCCCGTGCCAAG ATGTGGACGAGTGTGCCCGTAGCCCCCCGCCCTGTGCCTATGGCCGGTGTGAGAACACAGAAGGTGGCTTCCAGTGTGTCTGTCCCACCGGCTTCCAACCCAACGCTGCCGGCTCTGAGTGCGAGG atgTGGATGAGTGTGAGAATCATCTGGCATGTCCTGGACAGGAGTGTGTGAACTCACCTGGCTccttccagtgcagagcctgtcctGCTGGCCACCACCTACACCATGGCCGATGCACTG ATGTGGACGAGTGCAGTTCGGGTGCCTCCTGCGGCCCCCATGGCCACTGCACTAACACCGATGGCTCCTTCCGCTGCAGCTGCGCGCCGGGCTACCGGGCGCCGTCGGGTCGGCCTGGGCCCTGCGCag ATGTGAacgagtgcttagagggagactTTTGTTTTCCCCACGGCGAGTGCCTCAACACCGACGGCTCCTTTGCCTGCACTTGTGCCCCCGGCTACCGGCCCGGACCCCGCGGAGCCTCTTGCCTCG ACGTGGACGAGTGCAGCGAGGAGGACCTCTGCCAGAGCGGCATCTGTACCAACACCGACGGCTCCTTCGAGTGCGTGTGTCCTCCCGGACATCGCGCCGGCCCAGACCTCGCCTCCTGCCTGG ACATAGACGAATGTCGAGAGCGGGGCCCGGCCCTGTGCGGGTCCCAGCGTTGTGAGAATTCCCCTGGCTCCTACCGCTGTGTCCGAGACTGCGACCCTGGCTACCACGCGGGACCTGAGGGCACCTGTGACG ACGTGGATGAATGCCAAGAATATGGCTCAGCGATTTGCGGAGCCCAGCGCTGTGAGAACACCCCCGGCTCCTACCGCTGCACACCAGCCTGTGACCCTGGCTATCAGCCCACGCCAGGGGGCGGATGCCAGG ATGTGGACGAATGCCGGAATCGGTCCTTCTGCGGGGCCCACGCCGTGTGCCAGAACCTGCCAGGCTCTTTCCAGTGCCTCTGTGACCAGGGATACGAGGGGGCCAGGGACGGGCGCCACTGCGTGG ATGTGAATGAATGTGAAACACTACAGGGTGTGTGTGGAGCTGCCCTCTGCGAGAATGTTGAAGGCTCCTTCCTGTGTGTCTGTCCCACCAGCCCTGAGGAGTTTGACCCTATGACTGGACGTTGTGTTCCCCCACGAACTTCTGCTG GCACATTCCCGGGCTCACAGCCCCAGGCACCTGCCAGCCCAGGTCTGCCTGCCAGGCCACCTCCGCCTTCCCCACCCCGCCGGCCCAGCCCGCCTAGGCAGGGCCCCGCGGGCAGCGGGCGCCGCGAATGCTACTTTGACACAGCAGCTCCCGATGCATGTGACAACATCCTGGCACGGAATGTGACATGGCAGGAGTGCTGCTGTACCGTGGGTGAGGGCTGGGGCAGCGGCTGCCGCATCCAGCAGTGCCCCAGCACGGAGACAG CTGAGTATCAGTCATTGTGCCCCCATGGCCGGGGCTACCTGGCACCCAGTGGAGACCTGAGCCTCAGGAGGG ACGTGGACGAGTGCCAGCTCTTCCGAGACCAGGTGTGCAAGAGCGGCGTGTGCGTTAACACGGCCCCAGGCTACTCATGTTACTGCAGCAACGGCTACTACTACCATGCCCAGCGACTGGAGTGCGTCG ATAATGACGAGTGCGCAGACGAGGAGCCGGCGTGTGAAGGCGGCAGCTGCGTCAACACCGTGGGCTCTTATCACTGCACCTGCGAGCCGCCACTGGTGCTGGACGGCTCCCGGCGCCGCTGCGTCTCTAACGAGAGCCAGAGCCTCG ATGACAATCTGGGAGTGTGCTGGCAGGAAGTGGGGGCTGACCTCGTGTGCAGTCGCCCTCGGCTGGACCGCCAGGCCACCTACACAGAGTGCTGCTGCCTCTATGGCGAGGCCTGGGGCATGGACTGTGCCCTCTGCCCCGCCCAGGACTCAG ATGACTTTGAGGCCCTGTGCAATGTGCTGCGCCCCCCTGCATATGGCCCCCCGCGGCCAGGTGGCTTTGGACTCCCTTACGAATATGGCCCTGACCTAGGTCCACCCTACCAGGGCCTTCCCTACGGGCCCGAGCTGTACCCGCCACCCGTGCTACCCTACGACCCCTACCCACCACCTCCTGGGCCTTTCGCCCGCCGAGAGGCCCCCTACGGAGCACCACCCTATGACATGCCCGACTTTGAGGACGACGGTGGCCCATATGGTGAATCTGAGGCTGCGGCACCACCCGGCCCGGGAACCCGCTGGCGCTATCGGTCCCGCGACACGCGTGGCTCCTTCCCAGAGCCTGAGGAGTCACCTGAAGGTGGAAGCTATGCTG GCGCGCTGTCTGGGCCCTACGAGGGACTGGAGGCGGAGGAGTGCGGGATCTTGGATGGCTGCGCCCACGGCCGCTGCGTGCGCGTCCCCGAGGGCTTCACCTGCGACTGCTTCAGTGGCTACCGCCTGGACATGACCCGCATGACCTGCGTCG ACATCAACGAGTGTGACGAGGCCGAGGCGGCCTCCCCGCTCTGCGTCAACGCACGCTGCGTCAACACCGATGGCTCCTTCCGCTGCATCTGCCGCCCAGGGTTCGCGCCCACGCACCAGCCGCACCACTGCGCGCCCGCCCGGCCGCGGGCCTGA